From the genome of Vigna angularis cultivar LongXiaoDou No.4 chromosome 11, ASM1680809v1, whole genome shotgun sequence, one region includes:
- the LOC108333194 gene encoding 21 kDa protein gives MTNFSILLLLVLCALQSCFAASNPSNFIKSSCSTTQYPALCVESLSVYAAAIRQDPHQLVQTALSLALNRTESTKTFVAKCNKFRGLKPREYAALKDCAEEISDSVDRLSRSLKELKLCKVNGQDFAWHISNVETWVSSALTDESTCGDGFAGKALSGKIKDSIRGRMVNVAQVTSNALSLINQYAAKH, from the coding sequence ATGACCAACTTTTCGATTCTCCTTCTCCTTGTTCTCTGCGCCCTCCAGAGTTGCTTCGCCGCCTCCAACCCCTCCAACTTCATAAAATCCTCCTGCAGCACCACCCAGTACCCCGCCCTCTGCGTGGAGTCGCTATCGGTGTACGCCGCCGCCATCCGGCAGGACCCTCACCAGCTCGTCCAGACGGCTCTCTCCCTGGCCCTCAACCGAACTGAGTCTACCAAAACCTTCGTGGCCAAGTGTAACAAGTTCAGGGGTCTCAAGCCACGGGAGTACGCCGCCCTCAAAGACTGCGCGGAGGAAATCAGCGACAGCGTCGATCGGCTGTCACGGTCGCTGAAGGAGCTGAAGCTCTGCAAGGTTAACGGACAGGACTTCGCCTGGCACATCAGCAACGTGGAGACGTGGGTGAGCTCTGCGCTCACCGACGAGAGTACTTGCGGCGACGGCTTCGCCGGAAAGGCGCTCAGCGGCAAGATCAAGGACTCCATCAGGGGCAGAATGGTGAATGTTGCTCAGGTCACCAGCAATGCCCTCTCTCTCATCAACCAGTATGCTGCCAAACACTAA